TTTATAAAGTGTCTAGAAATATTTTACATTTCCATCTCTTCAAGAGGCTTCATAGAATTATCTAACTCTTTGAATTCAGCCATAACCTCATTATAAAGGTCTCTGAGTTCCTTGCCCATTTCTTCATCTAAAAGTACAACTTCAAAATAATTGATAGAACGCTTGAGTGCGTGTAGGTATGTCTTTAATTTATCTCTTCTTGAAAGCAAATCTTTCAAAAGCATAATAACCTCCTTCTAAAAAATTAAAATTTAGGTAGCTTAAATACAAAAGTAGTACTAGTATGATTACTGTCTTTTATAAATATATCTCCTTTATATTTATTTACGACAATATCATATGCTATAGATAAACCTAAGCCTGTTCCTTCGCCAATCTCTTTAGTAGTATAAAAAGGTTCAAAGACTTTGACCCAAAGTTTTTCAGGAATTGGTGTTCCATTATTAGTAACTTCACATATAACATAATTTTCATCTTCATATGTTCTTACTGATAAATAGCTATTATTTTTCTTATCATTCGGCTCAATTATAGTATACTTTTTGTTAAGCTCATATAAAGAATTATTCAATATATTTAAAATCACTTGACCAATTTCTATTTTATTACAGATTACATCTTTAATCTCAGTATCTTTATTTACTTCAAACTTCGATATTTGATTCAAATCAGCGCTTAATATTTCAAGAATATAATCAAGAATATCATTCAAATTTTCTTTATTTTGACCTATTTTGCAATCAGCTCTTTCACACTGTAAAGATTTCAAAATAATTTGCTCTTGATTCTGTATCTGCGCTTTCAATCCTTTAATATGATTTAAATTTTGATTAATTACTTTTTTCATATTGTAAAACGAAAATTGATTATATAAATCATGTTGAACTTTTCCCATGAATTTAGCAAATAAATTCAAAATACTTACTATATCACTATCAATTTCTTTCTTTTCAAAAACGTAATCTAGTCCAACATAACCCAATAGTTCATCTTCATATACAACTGGAACTACAATGAGAGATTTTACCCCTTGTTCCTCTAAGACTTCCTTTTCAATCTCTGCATCACTAGACATATTATTAATATCATCAATAATAATACACTGACGTTTTTTTAGCTGGTCTATCCACCAAGGAAAATAATCGCATTTTAAATTTTGAAGATTATATTTTTCTTCACTTATTCCTTTACTGCAATACTCATAAATATTATCCATGACAGTCATGCACTCTCTGAACATAAAAACATATGCTCGTGATGCATTCGTAATCTTTGCAATATCTGAAAGCACTTCTTCAATAAGAAAATCATTATATATTGATACATTAGATAATTTTGATAATGTCGTATTTAAAAAATCATCATACTTTTTTAAAAATTCTTTAGAGTTAGCTTGTCCAGCATTAACAACCTTTTGCATTTTTATCCTCCTATATATTTCAGGTAATTTCATTCTACTACATTGAAATATTAAAAAATAGAGGACTTTAGTTTTATTTATTAAATACTCTTTAAAATATATTTATTTATAAAATTATTTTCTTCTGCTACTTCTTCTAAAATTAGTCTTTGGCTTATATCTTGATTCAGTCGGATTGTCACTATAAATTGCTCTAGGCTCCACTACTTCCTTTATAGGAGCAGAGTTATCTATAAGCTTACCTTCTTTTAGGTATCTTAGAATCTTTCCTCTAGGAATGTTTGTAGCTTCAGCAACTTGCATCACAGTAGAATTAGGGTGCTCATATAAATACTCCCTAATTTTTTGATAAGTCTGTGTGTCATCTTTTTCCACAAACCTTCTCATAGCTTCTTCTAACTTATCATCAGTGCTCATAATCATCATCCTAACTGTTTTTCAACAATTCTATATCTTAAATTTGCAATAGCAATTTGAGTTCTGTCTTGCAAATTTACTTTCTTAAGTATATTGTGGATATGGTTTTTAACAGTTCTTTCACTTAAAAATAAATCATCTGCAATCTCCAAATTACTTTTGCCTTGAGATATTAATCCTACAATCTCATATTCTCTTCTAGTTAATAAATCAAAATCCTTGAGTATTTTACTCTTTTGTTTTATATATTCCCTACATTTGCAAACTTCATCATTTATTTTTTCATCACTACAGAATTTTCCTTCACAAACAGATTTTATCATAGATAGAAGCTGATTAAAATCTACCCCTTTGGTTACATATCCATCTGCGTCATTTTCTAATGCTTTAATTATGTATTTAGAAGTTGTCATGCTGGTTAGCATAATCACTTTAATATTCGGGCATAAATCCTTAATTAATTTAAGAATTTCTGTACCATTTTCATCGGGCATAATTACATCAAGTAAGATAACATCTAAACTATCATTATTGTTTTCTAAGTACTTCAATGCATCTTTTCCACTTGACGCTTGATATATTACGTCGATACAAGGATTACCTTCAAATCCTTTTACTATAGCCTCTCTCATCATTACGTGATCATCTACTACCATAACAGAAATCTTCTTCATAACAACAACCCACCCCTAAATCTCTTAGTTAAAACGTTTTAAAAAAACATCTTAAATATATTTTACCATTCTTATGTTAAATATTATACAATATAATTTTAAATTACTCTATAATATCTATTTCAAAAAATTATTTAATAGAAATTTTGGGATTTATAATCTATAGGTATATAAACAATAAAATAGCGCAACCTAACCGATTGCGCTTTGGATTATGCTGATTAAAGTCTTATATCTATACTCGCCCCTAAATGAGGCGTTACTGATTGCTCTAACATTCCAGTATTTGATTGTATCATTTGAACCATTTCTGAGCCTTGATTTTTCGCTGTATCCATAGAAAGCTTCATAACTGATATACTTACTTGCTGTGCTGCTTTCATTTGGCTTAAGCTCATTGATAATCCTGCTATATCCATAAATAGTCTCCTTAAATATACATAGTAAAATTAAACCATTCAAAAAATCAAGTTGTTAATTGGTTGTAAGATTTTTTACTGATTCACTTAAGCTTGCTTTCCAACCATCAACAAGGGGTAATAATTCGTACTCTATAAGATCCGAAATTAGAATATAATCCTTCATCTCCATAGCATCAACTATTTCCGTATAGCACCCTAACATTTCATCTTCATCTAAAGAATGATATTCTTTAGTTAATTTAGCTACATCATAAAGCCATTTGAGTCCATCTGATAAGTCAATCATTTTTTCAGACACTGTACTAATATTTTGTTCTCTATAATCTTCAATTATAGATGGCAGAGCGTTTGAAATATTACCTAAATATTCCACAGCTGTTTCTAACGCTTCAACTGATTGTGCTTTCAATAAAATCACCTAAATTCTATTTATTTTTTCCCATCTATATAAAACCCTTGATAATCTTTTCCATAAGATGATACTGAAGAAGTTCCATAATTCTTTATTACTTTAGTTTGAGTTTGTAAATCTCTCATATCTTCTTTTAGCTTATCCATCTCTGTTTTAACTTCACTGATATTATTTTTATCTTGCTTGTCTATTTCGCCTAACAAATCCATCACTTCTTTTACAGAAAATTTTAGACTTGCTACTTCAGGATATTCGTTAATATCAACATCTTCCAAAGATTTTATTCCAAGATGAAGCTTTAAATCCTGAAATTGAGTATAGAACTTTTTATCAATATCATCGATTTCGTTCATAATATCTTGCTTTTGTTTTATATGATCAAGCAAAGAATTCAAGCTATTGGAAGATATATCTATACTTTGAAGTTTAGTTACCTCATAAAGTTTTTTCAAAAGGTTACATTTATTATTGTTTAGTTTGATTAAATCATCTATCTTAGATTTTGCAATATCAATAACATTCTCCATATATTACTTCCCCTTTCGAGAAAGTGCCATCGCTTCTTTCCAAGTGTCTCTTAAGTCTGAGACAATTTCTTTTGCATCGAAAAGTGCTTGTTTGTCTTTTTTAATGTTTGCATCTAATAGTTTTTCATTTACGAAAGTATATAACTGTCTAAGATTTTGCGAAATCTCATAATCCATATTTAATGTTATATTTAATTCTTGGATTATACCTTGTGCTTTTTGAATATTTAGATTTGATTTCGCATAATCTTTTTCTTCAATATATACTTCTGCTAGATTAATAAATTTAATGCATCCATTGTATAGCATTAGTGTCAACTCTTCTGGCGTAGCAGTAGTCACTGATTGCTCTTTATATTTTGCATAAGGGTTATTCATTGCCAATATCACTACCTCCTATCACAGCCTTGATTACTGGCCTCCGAATTGCTGAGATAACCATGAACTTTGGCTATTCATCTGAGACATTGCTTGCTCCATTGCTGTGAACTGTTTCCAATAACGTTGTTCTATTGTTATCAGTCTTTGATTTTCTCTATCTATCCTTTTATCAATATCACCTATATCACTATCAAGAAGGCTTTTTGAACCTTTTGTTACATAATCTACCAAAATATTACTTTTGATAGAACGAAGAAGTGTTGATTCAGAGCCAGGACCTGATTTTGAAACAATGTCCTTGATTCCATTTGTCATATTGTCATAAATTCTTATGAATGCCCCTGATTCAGCTTGTCTTTGCGCAATTAATAATTTTTTTGCTGTCTTGTCAGCATCAGAATCGCCTTCATTTATGGTCACCTCAGGTGTACTTGAAGTTTTAAATAAGGTATTTAGAACCTTTTCTGAATCATTTCTAAGAGCATCTTTAAGTTTAGTCTCATCAATTTGAAGTTTTCCGTTATCTCTCCAACCGCCAGTAGTTATCCCAAACTCATATATAGAGCCTGCACCAGTTACTGACTGATAAATATCTTGTCTCATTTTAATAAGCATATTGTTAATAGTAGAGTCGTTTCTGATTAAACCTGATTTTGCTTTTTCTTCCCAAAGTTTTATATCAGATTCTGACATTTCTTTCTTTTGTTCATCTGTAAGAGGAGGAAAATCTCTATATGTTTTTTCTCCTAGCTTAACGTTAAATACATCTATAAGCTTATTGTATTCATCTATAAACTCTTTTATTTTATTGTAGGCTCCATCAACATTAGTGTCCGTTCTAATAGTTTCTACTCCTGATGTAGCTTTTAATGATATATTCAGCCCATTAATTGATATATTATTTGAAGAATAAGTTAAATTATTAGTACCGTTATACTTAATAATCGCATCTTTTCCTATAGTGTTTGATAAATTTGTAAATTTCAAAGCATCTCTAAGGTTTTCAGCATCAGCATTGTCAAATGTTATTTTTGCATCTGCACTTCCTGTCGTCTTTGAACTAATAAAAAACCTATTAGCTGTAGCATCATAATTGGCATTAAGCCCAGTTTCAGTACGAATTTTCTGAGCAATATCACTTAAAGTATCAGTTTCTAGTAAAACTATATCTTTTTCATTTATTCTAACTGTCTTAGTTGTTCCACTAAATCCTAACAGCTGTCCAGCTGTAGTTTTATCCGTATCAAGAGAAGTTTGGCTTGATACACTTGCTCCAGTTGCTAATTGTACAACTTCTAATGTTGATACTCCTGATGGAGCACTTGCACTAGCAGTTACATCAAATGCCGATGTGTTAGAAGATACTGCGCTTTTAGCCCAAGTAACAGAATCTATTCCTCCAGAGACTAAAGCTCCAGAAGATGTAGTCTTTGTAAGTTCTAATTTTTTTCTAGAATCTAAAATAAAATTAGCCATTAATTTATTCATAGAGTTATATTCTGTTTGTTGCCATTGTTTCAAAATTTTCTGTTGGGTAAACTTATCTACCCTTATTCTTTCTGATTGCATCAGCTGTTTTACCATACCTTCAGTATCCATGCCTGATGCTAGTCCTCCAAATCTAATTCCGCTTACCATTTTAATACCTCCTTAACCTCTTCTATCTACAATAAGACCTGCTCTTTCCATCATAGATGCCACCATATCTAGTATCTTTTCTGGCGGAACCTCTTTTATTACTTCTTGAGTGTTTGTATCTATTATCTTCACCATTATTTGTCTGGTCTTCTTATGAACACTAAACCTTAAATTAGTTTCTAATTTAATCAATTCTTTGTTTGTAGTATCTACTGCATCTTGAATTTGTTTTTCTGATGGCCTATCTCCGTTATATTGTTGCTGTTGATTAGAAGCTGAGTCCCTCTTTACAACCGGTGCCTTTTCAGGAGCACTTTGTACCCTAACTCCAGTATCCCCACTGTACTGCATCCCTGCACTGCCTATTTGCTCTATACTCACAAATATACCTCCTATCATATTCAATTTTCTACGAAATATATCGGCAACATAACAAGATATCATTATACCTATAAAAGTAATCCTTAATTTAAAAGCTTACATAATAATAAACTTCGTTACTATAATTAATTTTTTCCTATAAAATCTAGTATGTACGCCAATACTTTACCAATATCATTCTCACTCAAATACGGATGCATAGGAAGAGATAATACCGTATCGCAAAGCTCATTTGTAATTTCAAAGTCATCTTCATCATAAATATAATCTGCGAAAGCTCCTTGTTTATGCATTGGCTTCACATAATAAATCATACTAGGAATATCTTTATCTTTTAGATAAGATTGAAGATTATCTCTTTGCTCTTTATTTTTTAGCTTTATTGTATACTGTGCAAAGCTTGATACATATCCTTGTGGTATAAATGGAGTTTCTACTATGTCTTTAAGCTTTTCATTGTAGAGCTTGTAAATCCTATTAACGTCTTCAAGCTCATGCTCTATAAAAGCTGTGAGCTTGATATTTAAAACAGCTGCTTGTATAGAATCTAGCCTGGAGTTTACTCCTATTCTAACGTTATCATATTTATCTTCGCCTTTGCCGTGAACTTTAAGAGAATTTAAAAGCTTTGCTAATTCATCATCATTTGTAAAAATAGCTCCGCCATCACCATAACAGCCTAGCGGCTTTGCAGGAAAAAATGAAGTTGTTGCAGCATCGCCAAAGCTACACGCTTTTTTTCCATGAATGCTTCCTCCAAATCCCTGAGCTGCATCTTCCAGAATTTTCAAGTCATATATTTCAGCTATTTTTTCTATCTCAATGTGATTTGCTGGAAGGCCAAATAAATCTACTGGTATTATAAGCTTTGGAGTGAGTTTCCCTTCAGCTATCACTTTTTGTATAGTCTTTTCAAGCTTTATAGTATCAATATTAAAAGTATCCCTATCAACATCTACAAAAATTGGAGTTGCTCCTCTAAAAGAAACTACTTCTCCTGTTGAAAAAAACGTAAAATCTGGAACAAAAACTGCATCTCCCTCTTTTATATCCCATGCCATCATAAGAAGAGTCATAGCCTCTGTCCCATTGGCACAAGATATGCAGTGTTTAACTCCTACATATTCAGCTAATCGCTGTTCTAAAGTAGTCACTTGCTTTCCACCAATAAAATTAGCGCCTTGTATAACCTCTAGTATTGCTAAGTCAATCTGAGTTTTATATTTATTGTATTGAGCTTTTAAATCTCTAAATTCCATATAAAGCACTTCCTTATTTGTTTTCTTTAAGTAGTTTGCCTTCTAATACATACTCTCTGCTACATTCTTTGCATGTATAAGTGTCTTTTAAAGGATATCCACATTCGCATACCCATCCAATTTGTTTAGCTGGAACTCCAGCCATAAGTGCGTAGCTTGGTACATCTTTTGTAACTACAGCGCCAGATGCTATCATAGCCCAGCTTCCAATAGTATTTCCACATACAACAGTCGCATTCGCTCCAATGGATGCTCCGTATTTAACCAAAGTCCTTTTATATCCTTCGGATCCTTTTGGATATTTGCTTCTAGGTGTTAAATCATTTGTAAACACCATAGATGGACCACAAAACACATAGTCTTCAAGCTCAACACCTTCGTAAACAGATACATTGTTTTGAATTTTGACACCATTTCCAACTTTTACGTTGTTGGATATGTTAACATTTTGACCTAAAGAGCAGTTATCTCCAATACTTGCACCTTTATGTACATGGCAAAAATGCCAAACTTTAGTGCCATTTCCTATAGTTACATTTTCATCTATATAGCTGCTTTCATGTACGAAATAACTCATCTATTAAACCTTCCTTTGAAATCTATAGTACTGCATTTATCAAGCGGTAGCTTAATGCTTTTTCCTTCAGCTGCCGATTTGTAAATTGCAAGAACTAATTCAAGTGCATTTCTACCATCAATTGCAGTAACATAGGGCTGTCTATCATTTTCAATAGCTTCAATGACATCTTTGTATAAAGGTTTGTGCCCAAATCCATAAACATTTGGAGGATTTTCAAAATAATTTTGTTTAACCTCATCTGAATTATCAAGATTATCTGCAAACTGCCATTCTTCAATTAGATTTACAGACTTTCCTCCAGCTTTGACTGTTCCTTTTTCTCCAAAAATATATAAAGTTTCTTCTAAGTTCCTAGGATAAATATTAGTGGTTCCTTCAATTATTCCGTAGCTTCCATTTGAAAACTTTACAAGAGCCATTCCAAGGTCCTCTGCAGCTATATATCCATGAATTAAATTATCAGTCATCCCTACAACTTCAGTAATTTCATCGCCCATCATCCATCTAAGTAGATCTATGTTATGAATACACTGATTCATCAAGGCTCCGCCGTCTTGCTCCCATGTCCCTCTCCAAGGTGCCTGCTTGTAATAGTCTTCTCCTCTATTCCATCTGATATGAGCAGTAGCATGCATTAGCTTTCCAAAGCGATTAGCTTCAACAGCCTCTCTAATCTTTTGAACAGACTTATTAAATCTATTTTGATGGCATGCACTTACCTTAATATTTTTCTTATTAGCTTTTTCTATTATCAAATCTGCTTCTTCAAG
This is a stretch of genomic DNA from Acetoanaerobium sticklandii. It encodes these proteins:
- a CDS encoding GAF domain-containing sensor histidine kinase, producing the protein MQKVVNAGQANSKEFLKKYDDFLNTTLSKLSNVSIYNDFLIEEVLSDIAKITNASRAYVFMFRECMTVMDNIYEYCSKGISEEKYNLQNLKCDYFPWWIDQLKKRQCIIIDDINNMSSDAEIEKEVLEEQGVKSLIVVPVVYEDELLGYVGLDYVFEKKEIDSDIVSILNLFAKFMGKVQHDLYNQFSFYNMKKVINQNLNHIKGLKAQIQNQEQIILKSLQCERADCKIGQNKENLNDILDYILEILSADLNQISKFEVNKDTEIKDVICNKIEIGQVILNILNNSLYELNKKYTIIEPNDKKNNSYLSVRTYEDENYVICEVTNNGTPIPEKLWVKVFEPFYTTKEIGEGTGLGLSIAYDIVVNKYKGDIFIKDSNHTSTTFVFKLPKF
- a CDS encoding response regulator yields the protein MKKISVMVVDDHVMMREAIVKGFEGNPCIDVIYQASSGKDALKYLENNNDSLDVILLDVIMPDENGTEILKLIKDLCPNIKVIMLTSMTTSKYIIKALENDADGYVTKGVDFNQLLSMIKSVCEGKFCSDEKINDEVCKCREYIKQKSKILKDFDLLTRREYEIVGLISQGKSNLEIADDLFLSERTVKNHIHNILKKVNLQDRTQIAIANLRYRIVEKQLG
- a CDS encoding YjfB family protein — protein: MDIAGLSMSLSQMKAAQQVSISVMKLSMDTAKNQGSEMVQMIQSNTGMLEQSVTPHLGASIDIRL
- the flgN gene encoding flagellar export chaperone FlgN → MENVIDIAKSKIDDLIKLNNNKCNLLKKLYEVTKLQSIDISSNSLNSLLDHIKQKQDIMNEIDDIDKKFYTQFQDLKLHLGIKSLEDVDINEYPEVASLKFSVKEVMDLLGEIDKQDKNNISEVKTEMDKLKEDMRDLQTQTKVIKNYGTSSVSSYGKDYQGFYIDGKK
- the fliS gene encoding flagellar export chaperone FliS, with translation MNNPYAKYKEQSVTTATPEELTLMLYNGCIKFINLAEVYIEEKDYAKSNLNIQKAQGIIQELNITLNMDYEISQNLRQLYTFVNEKLLDANIKKDKQALFDAKEIVSDLRDTWKEAMALSRKGK
- the fliD gene encoding flagellar filament capping protein FliD, with translation MVSGIRFGGLASGMDTEGMVKQLMQSERIRVDKFTQQKILKQWQQTEYNSMNKLMANFILDSRKKLELTKTTSSGALVSGGIDSVTWAKSAVSSNTSAFDVTASASAPSGVSTLEVVQLATGASVSSQTSLDTDKTTAGQLLGFSGTTKTVRINEKDIVLLETDTLSDIAQKIRTETGLNANYDATANRFFISSKTTGSADAKITFDNADAENLRDALKFTNLSNTIGKDAIIKYNGTNNLTYSSNNISINGLNISLKATSGVETIRTDTNVDGAYNKIKEFIDEYNKLIDVFNVKLGEKTYRDFPPLTDEQKKEMSESDIKLWEEKAKSGLIRNDSTINNMLIKMRQDIYQSVTGAGSIYEFGITTGGWRDNGKLQIDETKLKDALRNDSEKVLNTLFKTSSTPEVTINEGDSDADKTAKKLLIAQRQAESGAFIRIYDNMTNGIKDIVSKSGPGSESTLLRSIKSNILVDYVTKGSKSLLDSDIGDIDKRIDRENQRLITIEQRYWKQFTAMEQAMSQMNSQSSWLSQQFGGQ
- a CDS encoding flagellar protein FlaG; translated protein: MSIEQIGSAGMQYSGDTGVRVQSAPEKAPVVKRDSASNQQQQYNGDRPSEKQIQDAVDTTNKELIKLETNLRFSVHKKTRQIMVKIIDTNTQEVIKEVPPEKILDMVASMMERAGLIVDRRG
- a CDS encoding DegT/DnrJ/EryC1/StrS family aminotransferase, which encodes MEFRDLKAQYNKYKTQIDLAILEVIQGANFIGGKQVTTLEQRLAEYVGVKHCISCANGTEAMTLLMMAWDIKEGDAVFVPDFTFFSTGEVVSFRGATPIFVDVDRDTFNIDTIKLEKTIQKVIAEGKLTPKLIIPVDLFGLPANHIEIEKIAEIYDLKILEDAAQGFGGSIHGKKACSFGDAATTSFFPAKPLGCYGDGGAIFTNDDELAKLLNSLKVHGKGEDKYDNVRIGVNSRLDSIQAAVLNIKLTAFIEHELEDVNRIYKLYNEKLKDIVETPFIPQGYVSSFAQYTIKLKNKEQRDNLQSYLKDKDIPSMIYYVKPMHKQGAFADYIYDEDDFEITNELCDTVLSLPMHPYLSENDIGKVLAYILDFIGKN
- a CDS encoding acyltransferase, producing MSYFVHESSYIDENVTIGNGTKVWHFCHVHKGASIGDNCSLGQNVNISNNVKVGNGVKIQNNVSVYEGVELEDYVFCGPSMVFTNDLTPRSKYPKGSEGYKRTLVKYGASIGANATVVCGNTIGSWAMIASGAVVTKDVPSYALMAGVPAKQIGWVCECGYPLKDTYTCKECSREYVLEGKLLKENK
- a CDS encoding Gfo/Idh/MocA family protein; the encoded protein is MRYAIIGCGRISPNHIAAALENGLDVVALCDIEEAKMDETIEKFNLSKKIKKYLDYKLMLENEKLELVAICTESGKHGKMALDCIEANANLIIEKPIALSLEEADLIIEKANKKNIKVSACHQNRFNKSVQKIREAVEANRFGKLMHATAHIRWNRGEDYYKQAPWRGTWEQDGGALMNQCIHNIDLLRWMMGDEITEVVGMTDNLIHGYIAAEDLGMALVKFSNGSYGIIEGTTNIYPRNLEETLYIFGEKGTVKAGGKSVNLIEEWQFADNLDNSDEVKQNYFENPPNVYGFGHKPLYKDVIEAIENDRQPYVTAIDGRNALELVLAIYKSAAEGKSIKLPLDKCSTIDFKGRFNR